The sequence ACCTGAGCCGAAACCCCTCGTTCCTTCAAAAGCGCTGCAATTCGCTCTAGGGCTGTGAGCGACTCATCCTGGGAGGCCAAAACAGGAGCTTCCACCAAGCTAGAAGCGGCTTCGGTGGCGGGAGGATGTTCTATATAGTCTTTGAGTTGATAAAAGGCCTGCTTTAGCTGCTCTACATGGGCGCGATCGCCTTCGCGCAAGGCTTGGGCTTTGAGCTTAAAATAAGCACTCTCAACCGATTTCAGCGGATCATTCGGCGCTAATCCCAACAAAGCGTAGGCGTAGGGAATTGTCCCCGGCGTTAATTCAGGTGATGCCGAGGGAGAAGCCGGGGCAGGCTCTTCCGAGGGCTGGGCCTGGGCGGCGGCCTCAGCATCTGGGGCAGCGTTCTCTAGCACTAACGGTCTAACTTCACCGGACGCTGCCCCCAGGGCGATTTCCACTCCCCAGCCTGGCTCTTGGCGATCGGCCTGTTCGCCGTAGAAGTGCAGCACGGTGGTAGGACTTAGCTGCAACCGGTCTAGCCCCCGGCGCACGTAGTTTACGGTGGCGGTTTGAGGGGGGAGGGTTTGGCCGGTGAGCCAGAGCTGTAGGCAATCTCCCTGGCGATCGCCGCGCACTACAATGCCCTTAGCCTGCAAAGCCTGGTTCATGAGCATGGCGATCGCAGCGGCATCGCCACCTTTAGCCTGCTCAAGCAGCGAAATCGGTACCATAGGACACCTCCAAACGACCTTCCTTGGACAAGACTAACCCAATTTTTGTTTGGCGACCCAAAAACGCTATGCTTCCCCCGCCGGAGGCCACTCCAGCACCCATTGACCCAGCATTCCAGTCCGAAAGTCATTGAGAATGCGCTTAGCAGTGCGTTCAGTATTGTCCTGAAATTTTTGGGCCGCCACCTGGGCTACAAAGCTCTCGCCAGTATAGTCATCCAAGGCTACGCCGTAGCGGGCTTGCAAAATGTCTTGGTAGTCACCAGGCGCATTGGTCTGCTGTAACCCTTTGAGCACATCTAAAAAAGCTGCCGCTGTGCGTTGGGTATCGTAGGCGGCTTCGCCAATATCGTCACAGATAGAGAGCTTCAGGGCCGCGTCTTGATCGTCCATGCGGGATGGAATTACCCCTGGAGCATCGAGCAGATCTAGATCACCCGAGATACGAATCCACCGCAGTTGGCGGGTGATACCGGCGCGGCGAGCGCTAGCCACCACCTTGCGGTTCAGCAGGCGGTTAATCAACGCTGACTTACCTACGTTAGGGAAGCCAATCACCACGGCCCGAATGGGGCGGGGTTTCATGCCTCGGGCCTGACGGCGCTGGTTGACGGCATCACCCGCTGTTTGGGCGGCTTTGGCGATCGCCTTCACCCCCTTTCCCTGTTGCCCATCGGTGAAGTAAGGCACTTCTCCCTGCTGCCGAAACCAGGTCTCCCAGGCGGTGCGGGCCTCCGACGAAATCATATCGACCCGGTTGATCACCAGCACTCGAGGTTTGTCGCCCACCCAGACATCAACTTTAGGATGCCGGGTCGATAGGGGAATGCGGGCATCTCGCACCTCTAGCACCACATCCACGCGGTTGAGCTGATCGACTAAGGCCTTTTCTGCCTTGGCGATATGGCCGGGGTACCAGTGAATTTCGGGGGTGGACATGGGTAGGGGAGAGGTAAGTGAGTAGGTCGCAAGGTGCGGGATGGGGAAGATGGGCCTGATACCAAATCCGACCTACAAAACCCCGATTCGTAACCGGTACCGCGTAGGGGCATTGCAGTGCAATGCCCCTACAGATCGGGGATAGACAGATAAAAGTTGGTATGAGTACATTGCCGTGCCACCCACCCATCAATCCTAGGGTGGATAAGGTCAAAAGGCGAGGTTATATTGACGCGCCGCCCTCTTCAACGGGCACATTACCAAGCGTCACCAGCGTTTCGTCGCACCAGGCGAGCCAGCTCGTCTCGTAATAAATACCGTTGCGCAGGGTGATGTATTGAAACTGCGCCGTCAGGGACATGGCTTCGGGATTGGCGAAATAGGTCCGCTCAATGTCTCGATAGGCCTCCAATGTCGCCTGATGCTGAGCACGCTCGTGCTCAAGGGTAGCCGCCATGGTAGCAGGGGGCACCAGGTAGCCCACAAATAGCTTCACCAGCAGGTCGTCTTTGGTCGGCGTGCATTTCGCCGGTTGAGCAATCCACTCTTTAAGGTAGGTCTGGCCCGCTGCGGTCAGGCGATAGAGCTTTTTATCCGGTTTGCCCGCCTGGGCGATCGCTTCAGCGGTCACCAGCCCTTGGTCTTCAAGCTTGGTGAGTTCTCGGTAGATCTGCTGGTGACTGGCGTGCCAGAAGAAGCCCACCGAACCGTCGAACTGCTTGGCCAGATCGTAACCGCTACAGGAGCGATCGGTTAGGGCAGAGAGAATCGCGTGGGAGAGGGCCATGGGGTTAAGTCACAAAACTAAATATACAAGCAGTTGACTATGCACAAAGGTGCACATAGGATGAAATTATTAAATGCACTAAGTTGCATATTCACTCAGTTGCATTT is a genomic window of Nodosilinea sp. E11 containing:
- a CDS encoding PadR family transcriptional regulator → MALSHAILSALTDRSCSGYDLAKQFDGSVGFFWHASHQQIYRELTKLEDQGLVTAEAIAQAGKPDKKLYRLTAAGQTYLKEWIAQPAKCTPTKDDLLVKLFVGYLVPPATMAATLEHERAQHQATLEAYRDIERTYFANPEAMSLTAQFQYITLRNGIYYETSWLAWCDETLVTLGNVPVEEGGASI
- the ylqF gene encoding ribosome biogenesis GTPase YlqF is translated as MSTPEIHWYPGHIAKAEKALVDQLNRVDVVLEVRDARIPLSTRHPKVDVWVGDKPRVLVINRVDMISSEARTAWETWFRQQGEVPYFTDGQQGKGVKAIAKAAQTAGDAVNQRRQARGMKPRPIRAVVIGFPNVGKSALINRLLNRKVVASARRAGITRQLRWIRISGDLDLLDAPGVIPSRMDDQDAALKLSICDDIGEAAYDTQRTAAAFLDVLKGLQQTNAPGDYQDILQARYGVALDDYTGESFVAQVAAQKFQDNTERTAKRILNDFRTGMLGQWVLEWPPAGEA